One region of Cyanobacteria bacterium GSL.Bin1 genomic DNA includes:
- a CDS encoding threonine aldolase, which translates to MLEQFASDNYSGICPEAMAYLHQANQGNALAYGNDEWTQKAADHFRSLFETDCEVFFVFNGTAANSLSLAALCQSYHSVICHEVAHIETDECGAPELASHGSKLLLGQGSNGKLTPESIVSIVNKRADIHYPKPRVISLTQPTELGTLYTLEELMAIQEVAQKYQLKIHMDGARFANAVSAMNQTPAEITWKCGVDVLCFCGTKNGMAFGEAIIFFNKELAEDFAYRCKQAGQLASKMRFIAAPFLGLLETGAWLRNAQQANECAAYLEQRLAVIPEIELMFPREVNSVFVKMPQEVINALRAKNWYFYTFIGVGGVRFVCAWDTTQSRIDELISDIKDAIARSD; encoded by the coding sequence ATGTTAGAACAATTTGCCAGTGATAATTACTCTGGTATCTGCCCGGAAGCTATGGCGTATCTGCATCAAGCCAATCAAGGTAATGCCCTGGCTTATGGAAACGACGAGTGGACACAGAAAGCCGCTGATCATTTCCGAAGCTTATTTGAAACGGATTGTGAAGTCTTTTTTGTCTTTAATGGTACAGCAGCCAACTCTTTATCCTTAGCTGCACTTTGTCAATCGTATCATAGTGTTATTTGTCATGAAGTTGCTCATATTGAAACTGATGAATGTGGGGCACCGGAATTAGCTTCTCATGGCTCTAAATTATTGTTAGGTCAAGGCAGCAATGGAAAATTAACGCCGGAATCAATTGTTTCAATTGTTAATAAAAGAGCAGATATTCACTATCCTAAACCTAGAGTGATTAGTTTAACTCAGCCCACAGAATTGGGAACGTTATACACTCTGGAAGAATTAATGGCAATCCAGGAAGTTGCCCAAAAGTACCAATTAAAAATTCATATGGATGGGGCTCGTTTTGCTAATGCAGTAAGCGCCATGAATCAAACTCCAGCCGAAATAACCTGGAAATGTGGAGTCGATGTCTTATGTTTTTGCGGGACTAAAAACGGGATGGCTTTCGGGGAAGCGATTATTTTCTTTAATAAAGAATTAGCAGAGGATTTTGCCTATCGTTGTAAACAAGCCGGACAACTTGCTTCCAAAATGCGCTTTATTGCTGCACCTTTTTTAGGATTATTAGAAACAGGGGCTTGGCTCAGAAACGCTCAACAGGCTAACGAATGTGCGGCGTATTTAGAACAGAGATTAGCCGTGATACCAGAGATTGAGCTAATGTTTCCCCGGGAAGTCAATAGTGTATTTGTGAAGATGCCGCAAGAAGTAATTAATGCTTTGAGAGCAAAAAACTGGTATTTTTACACGTTTATTGGCGTAGGTGGCGTTCGTTTTGTCTGTGCTTGGGATACCACTCAATCTAGAATTGATGAATTAATTAGCGATATTAAAGATGCAATTGCTCGATCTGATTAG
- a CDS encoding penicillin-binding protein activator LpoB, whose translation MINSHILRFFYRKTTLTLITIAMSLGGSLTNVSAQEAKPTISVPEFKNETQGNLWWWNPGTSRELADALMNELTSTGQFRVVERQKLGEVLSEQELAELGLVREGTEAQRGELTGAQYIVLGKVTSYEEGIASESTGRRGGISIGPVRLGGGSRNNEQQSYVAIDLRVVDATSAEVVYARTIEGRATSESSGASGNVSIGGVNFGQDNSETSRAPVGKALRAALIEATDYLSCVMVVQGDCIAEFEAKEERRRESADGVLDLD comes from the coding sequence ATGATTAATTCGCATATTTTAAGATTTTTTTATCGCAAAACTACACTAACATTAATCACTATTGCAATGTCTTTAGGGGGGAGTCTGACCAATGTCTCTGCACAAGAAGCAAAACCCACTATTTCGGTTCCAGAATTTAAAAATGAAACACAGGGTAACTTGTGGTGGTGGAATCCGGGAACTTCTCGAGAGTTAGCGGATGCCTTAATGAACGAGTTGACATCCACCGGTCAGTTCAGGGTGGTTGAGCGACAAAAATTAGGTGAGGTCCTCTCAGAGCAGGAATTAGCTGAATTAGGGCTTGTTCGCGAAGGCACAGAAGCCCAAAGAGGAGAACTCACGGGAGCGCAATATATTGTGTTGGGTAAAGTCACCTCTTATGAAGAAGGAATCGCTAGCGAATCGACGGGTCGAAGGGGCGGTATTAGCATTGGTCCTGTGCGCTTAGGGGGCGGCAGTCGCAACAATGAACAACAATCTTATGTTGCCATTGATTTGCGGGTTGTGGATGCGACAAGCGCTGAAGTCGTTTATGCCCGTACCATCGAGGGACGAGCAACCTCGGAATCCAGTGGTGCTTCTGGCAATGTCAGCATTGGAGGGGTTAACTTTGGTCAAGATAATAGCGAAACTAGCCGCGCACCAGTGGGGAAAGCGCTGCGAGCTGCCTTAATTGAAGCAACGGACTATCTCAGCTGTGTCATGGTCGTTCAAGGAGACTGTATTGCTGAATTTGAAGCCAAAGAAGAGCGTCGTCGGGAGAGTGCTGACGGAGTATTAGATTTAGATTAA